From the genome of Streptomyces sp. NBC_01317, one region includes:
- a CDS encoding aminoglycoside phosphotransferase family protein: MIEIPEELARTQSKANGEAGRAFVAGLPDLAADFVERWELRLTGPAMYGMCALVLPVEQADGTAAMLKLQLLDDESVGEPVALRLWEGAGAVRLLRHDPVTGALLLEALDSTRDLSGVESREAVRVIAELLARLTAVPAPPEVRSLGDVAARMLDTVPALSARLPDAAERALLRDCAAAVREVAGEPGDRLLHWDLHYENVLATLPGDPRGPWLAIDPKPLSGDPGFDLMPALDNRFDAAETLWRFDLMTEVLALDRQRARAWTLGRVLQNSLWDVADGERTLHPDQVSVAHALLGR, from the coding sequence GTGATCGAGATCCCGGAGGAGCTGGCCCGTACCCAGTCGAAGGCCAACGGGGAAGCGGGCCGCGCGTTCGTCGCGGGGCTGCCGGACCTGGCGGCGGACTTCGTGGAACGGTGGGAGCTGCGCCTCACGGGCCCCGCCATGTACGGCATGTGCGCACTGGTGCTGCCGGTGGAGCAGGCGGACGGCACGGCCGCGATGCTCAAGCTCCAGCTGCTGGACGACGAGTCCGTGGGCGAGCCGGTGGCGCTGCGGCTGTGGGAGGGCGCCGGGGCGGTACGGCTGCTGCGCCACGACCCCGTGACCGGCGCGCTGCTCCTGGAGGCGCTGGACTCCACGCGCGACCTGTCGGGGGTGGAGTCGCGGGAGGCGGTACGGGTCATCGCCGAGCTGCTGGCACGGCTGACGGCGGTCCCGGCGCCGCCGGAGGTACGGAGCCTCGGTGACGTGGCCGCGCGGATGCTGGACACCGTACCGGCCCTGTCGGCGCGGCTGCCGGACGCGGCGGAGCGGGCCCTGCTGCGGGACTGCGCGGCGGCGGTGCGCGAGGTGGCGGGGGAGCCGGGGGACCGGCTGCTGCACTGGGACCTGCACTACGAGAACGTACTGGCCACCCTTCCGGGCGACCCCCGCGGCCCGTGGCTGGCGATCGACCCCAAGCCGCTGTCCGGCGACCCGGGCTTCGACCTGATGCCCGCGCTCGACAACCGCTTCGACGCGGCCGAGACGCTGTGGCGCTTCGACCTCATGACGGAGGTCCTGGCCCTGGACCGGCAGCGGGCCCGGGCCTGGACGCTGGGCCGCGTGCTCCAGAACAGCCTGTGGGACGTGGCGGACGGCGAGCGGACCCTCCACCCGGACCAGGTGTCGGTGGCGCACGCCCTGCTGGGCCGCTGA
- a CDS encoding Ig-like domain repeat protein, with translation MRTRTLAAATSLAVLFSSAALVAATAAPAAADSAKTLSLKSAGDVLVDGLHQRVYVSDPTSGKLVVTDYAGTVQKTVTGLPGVDGLALSADSGQVYAAVAASNRIVSVDTATYTKTAEYTLGDAKNPRSLAVAGGKLWFGYGLDSSGNLGSLDLSGAEPVVALDQDGAMSSYLPPLLGSDPAAPGLLAVGERGQSTVALYDVTSGSAVLRVLDGNPGNEGSNLRDLDISPDGTEVVTAAGYPYYNPAYSTTDLHELRRYPSNDYGSSVAIGPKGAVASGTSSWYGPDLHLYEQGSTTAIREYEYGNTGNSSGGDTQVDGALAWAPDGSRVFAVSENSNGVYSLRSYTDPTKYLPKLTVAAPAKATRAKKLTVTGKLTSAKALPAGTALTVTRTDIDSPKGKVLPGVKTTANGSFAFADTPPAGGKVKYTVAYAGDATHTKVSASDTVEVSRTATSLTLNNNGKLYSYGADVSFTAHLGKTYKSRTVEIYADPFGADKPKRLVKSGKVNSKGNLSVTVDMTRDTTLTAVFAGDSRSASKSVKSTGFAKVKISTAVSKHYKTGKIGSTKYYWFRETSDPLLTTTMSYYQGRHQRFELQVYSGGTWYPAGDPEYFALGGNGKSAVKLGGPGKGGAGIRARVRSAYINASSGDSVNSSTYGAWQYLYFTK, from the coding sequence GTGCGCACGCGCACCCTCGCGGCCGCGACCTCGCTCGCGGTCCTCTTCAGCTCGGCCGCGCTCGTCGCGGCCACGGCGGCCCCTGCCGCCGCCGACTCCGCCAAGACCCTCTCCCTGAAGTCCGCGGGCGACGTCCTGGTCGACGGTCTCCACCAGCGCGTCTACGTCTCCGACCCGACCAGCGGCAAGCTCGTCGTCACCGACTACGCGGGTACGGTCCAGAAGACCGTCACGGGTCTGCCGGGCGTCGACGGCCTGGCCCTCTCGGCCGACTCGGGTCAGGTGTACGCGGCTGTCGCGGCCTCGAACCGGATCGTGTCGGTGGACACGGCCACGTACACGAAGACCGCCGAGTACACCCTCGGCGACGCCAAGAACCCGCGGAGCCTCGCCGTCGCCGGGGGCAAGCTCTGGTTCGGGTACGGGCTGGACTCCTCCGGCAACCTCGGCTCGCTCGACCTGTCCGGGGCCGAGCCGGTCGTGGCACTCGACCAGGACGGCGCCATGTCGTCGTACCTGCCGCCGCTCCTCGGGTCCGACCCGGCCGCGCCCGGCCTGCTGGCCGTGGGCGAACGCGGGCAGAGCACGGTCGCGCTGTACGACGTGACGTCCGGCAGCGCGGTGCTGCGGGTCCTCGACGGCAACCCGGGCAACGAGGGCAGCAACCTCCGCGACCTCGACATCTCGCCCGACGGCACGGAGGTGGTCACGGCCGCCGGCTATCCGTACTACAACCCGGCCTACTCCACCACCGACCTGCACGAGCTGCGCCGCTACCCGTCCAATGACTACGGCAGTTCGGTCGCGATCGGCCCGAAGGGCGCCGTCGCGTCGGGCACAAGCTCCTGGTACGGCCCGGACCTGCACCTCTACGAGCAGGGCTCCACCACCGCGATCCGTGAGTACGAGTACGGCAACACGGGCAACAGCAGCGGCGGCGACACCCAGGTCGACGGGGCGCTGGCCTGGGCCCCGGACGGCAGCCGCGTCTTCGCCGTCTCGGAGAACAGCAACGGCGTGTACTCGCTGCGGTCGTACACCGACCCCACCAAGTACCTGCCCAAGCTCACCGTCGCCGCCCCCGCCAAGGCGACCCGCGCCAAGAAGCTCACCGTCACCGGCAAGCTGACCTCGGCGAAGGCCCTTCCGGCGGGTACGGCCCTGACCGTCACGCGCACGGACATCGACTCGCCCAAGGGCAAGGTGCTGCCCGGTGTGAAGACGACGGCGAACGGTTCCTTCGCCTTCGCGGACACCCCGCCGGCCGGCGGCAAGGTGAAGTACACGGTGGCGTACGCGGGTGACGCGACGCACACGAAGGTCTCGGCGTCCGACACCGTGGAGGTCTCGCGTACCGCGACGAGCCTCACCCTGAACAACAACGGCAAGCTCTACTCGTACGGCGCGGACGTCTCCTTCACCGCGCACCTCGGCAAGACGTACAAGAGCCGTACGGTCGAGATCTACGCCGACCCGTTCGGCGCGGACAAGCCGAAGCGGCTGGTCAAGTCCGGCAAGGTCAACTCCAAGGGCAACCTGTCGGTCACCGTCGACATGACGCGTGACACCACCCTCACGGCCGTCTTCGCGGGCGACTCGCGCTCGGCGTCCAAGTCGGTCAAGTCGACCGGGTTCGCCAAGGTCAAGATCTCCACGGCCGTCTCCAAGCACTACAAGACGGGCAAGATCGGCTCCACGAAGTACTACTGGTTCCGTGAGACCAGCGACCCGCTCCTGACCACGACCATGAGCTACTACCAGGGCCGCCACCAGCGGTTCGAGCTCCAGGTCTACTCCGGCGGCACGTGGTACCCGGCGGGCGACCCGGAGTACTTCGCGCTGGGCGGCAACGGGAAGTCGGCGGTGAAGCTGGGCGGCCCCGGCAAGGGCGGGGCGGGAATCCGGGCCCGGGTGCGGTCGGCGTACATCAACGCTTCGTCGGGGGACAGTGTGAACTCGTCGACGTACGGGGCGTGGCAGTACCTGTACTTCACCAAGTAG
- a CDS encoding histone deacetylase, giving the protein MERLRVIEETVIEEIVIEETATTGHASPRQVWYLSYGSNVDLGRLAYYLTGGRPPGAARAYRGCRDPRPPERSVPVEVAGAVYFATESPVWGGGRAFYDPDAPGRVLGRAHLVTAGQFSDIAAQEMYGEPGTDLDLAGVVSGGRVVRGEGRYETLVCPGALDGAPVVTFTAHWGVGDVEPNAPSAAYLAFLGRGLLAAGAWDVETVVAYVAACSGVSGRWTEREIRGLVGG; this is encoded by the coding sequence ATGGAGCGCCTTCGCGTCATCGAGGAGACCGTGATCGAGGAGATCGTCATCGAGGAGACGGCGACCACCGGTCACGCGTCCCCGCGCCAGGTCTGGTACCTGTCGTACGGCTCCAACGTGGACCTCGGCCGGCTCGCGTACTACCTCACCGGCGGCCGCCCGCCCGGCGCGGCCAGGGCGTACCGGGGCTGCCGCGACCCACGGCCGCCGGAACGGTCCGTGCCGGTGGAGGTCGCGGGCGCGGTGTACTTCGCCACCGAGTCGCCCGTGTGGGGCGGTGGACGGGCGTTCTACGATCCCGACGCCCCGGGGCGCGTGCTGGGCAGGGCCCACCTGGTCACGGCCGGGCAGTTCTCGGACATCGCCGCGCAGGAGATGTACGGGGAGCCGGGCACCGATCTCGACCTGGCCGGGGTGGTGAGCGGCGGGCGGGTGGTGCGGGGTGAGGGGCGTTACGAGACGCTGGTGTGCCCGGGGGCGCTCGACGGGGCGCCGGTGGTGACGTTCACGGCGCACTGGGGGGTCGGGGACGTCGAGCCGAACGCCCCGTCCGCCGCGTATCTGGCCTTCCTGGGGCGGGGGCTGCTCGCGGCGGGTGCGTGGGATGTGGAGACGGTCGTGGCGTACGTGGCGGCGTGTTCCGGTGTGTCCGGGCGGTGGACGGAGCGGGAGATCAGGGGGTTGGTGGGCGGGTAG
- a CDS encoding alpha/beta fold hydrolase, producing the protein MDGAGDQGVGGRVAAVGRRVVSFDLPGHGGSPRRASYRSDEIAAVVHEAVTGAGLDAPVVAGHSLGGVLATLYAAAYPARGVVNVDQPLLPGNFAEVLRLTGRRKCPGPRSFRGPGHRHSSVLSVSTERQC; encoded by the coding sequence GTGGACGGAGCGGGAGATCAGGGGGTTGGTGGGCGGGTAGCGGCGGTCGGCCGCCGGGTGGTCTCCTTCGATCTGCCCGGCCACGGCGGCTCGCCCCGCCGCGCCTCCTACCGCTCCGACGAGATCGCCGCCGTCGTGCACGAGGCGGTCACCGGCGCCGGACTCGACGCGCCCGTCGTCGCGGGGCACTCGCTCGGCGGTGTCCTGGCAACGCTCTACGCCGCGGCGTACCCCGCCCGGGGCGTCGTCAACGTCGACCAGCCCCTCCTCCCAGGCAACTTCGCGGAGGTGCTCCGCCTGACGGGAAGACGAAAGTGTCCCGGACCTCGTTCCTTCCGAGGTCCGGGACACCGTCATTCATCAGTACTGAGCGTCAGTACTGAGCGTCAGTGCTGA
- a CDS encoding NAD(P)/FAD-dependent oxidoreductase — MSTTKSGPTVNGGISFWYAEGGVPAPREPLPGDATADVCIVGGGYTGLWTAYYLKKAAPFLHITVLEAKFCGYGASGRNGGWLYNGIAGRDRYARLHGHDQAVRLQRAMNDTVDEVVRAAAEEKIDADIHRGGVLEVAHTPAQLARLQAFHSAETAFGETDRVLRGARETAERIRVTGAVGSTWTPHGARLHPVKLVTGLAAAVEALGVTIHESTPVTEIRPKYAVTPYGTVRAPYILRCTEGFTAALKGSRRTWLPMNSSMIATEPLSDEVWDTIGWEGRETLGDMAHAYMYAQRTADGRIALGGRGHPYRFGSRTDNDGRTRPATVEALREILVRFFPTTAGVHIDHAWSGVLGVPRDWCATVTLDRATGLGWAGGYVGSGVATANLAARTLRDLVRQDSGQSGATELTTLPWVNHKVRAWEPEPFRWLGVHGMYAAYRTADRRESTARSTATDPIARVADRLSGR; from the coding sequence ATGAGCACGACGAAGAGCGGCCCGACCGTGAACGGCGGTATCTCCTTCTGGTACGCGGAAGGCGGCGTCCCCGCCCCCCGCGAGCCCCTGCCGGGCGACGCGACCGCCGACGTCTGCATCGTGGGCGGCGGCTACACCGGGCTCTGGACGGCGTACTACCTCAAGAAGGCCGCCCCCTTCCTCCACATCACCGTGCTGGAGGCGAAGTTCTGCGGGTACGGCGCCTCCGGGCGCAACGGCGGCTGGCTCTACAACGGCATCGCGGGCCGCGACCGCTACGCGCGCCTGCACGGCCACGACCAGGCCGTACGGCTCCAGCGGGCGATGAACGACACGGTGGACGAGGTCGTCCGCGCCGCCGCCGAGGAGAAGATCGACGCGGACATCCACCGGGGCGGGGTCCTCGAAGTCGCCCACACGCCCGCCCAGCTGGCCCGTCTCCAGGCGTTCCACTCCGCGGAGACCGCGTTCGGCGAGACCGACCGGGTCCTGCGCGGGGCCCGCGAGACGGCGGAACGTATCCGCGTCACCGGAGCCGTCGGCTCCACCTGGACCCCGCACGGCGCCCGGCTGCACCCCGTCAAGCTGGTCACGGGGCTCGCGGCGGCCGTCGAGGCGCTGGGTGTCACCATCCACGAGTCGACACCGGTGACGGAGATCAGGCCGAAGTACGCGGTCACGCCGTACGGTACGGTCCGCGCCCCGTACATCCTGCGCTGCACCGAGGGCTTCACTGCCGCGCTCAAGGGCTCCCGCCGCACCTGGCTCCCCATGAACTCCTCGATGATCGCCACCGAGCCGCTGTCCGACGAGGTCTGGGACACCATCGGCTGGGAGGGGCGCGAGACGCTGGGCGACATGGCGCACGCGTACATGTACGCGCAGCGCACGGCGGACGGCCGGATCGCGCTCGGCGGGCGGGGGCACCCGTACCGCTTCGGCTCCAGGACCGACAACGACGGCCGTACGCGGCCCGCCACCGTCGAGGCGCTGCGCGAGATCCTGGTCCGCTTCTTCCCGACCACGGCCGGCGTCCACATCGACCACGCGTGGTCGGGCGTCCTCGGCGTGCCCCGCGACTGGTGCGCGACCGTCACCCTGGACCGCGCCACGGGCCTGGGCTGGGCGGGCGGGTACGTCGGCTCGGGCGTCGCGACCGCCAACCTCGCCGCGCGCACCCTGCGAGACCTGGTGCGGCAGGACTCCGGGCAGTCGGGCGCGACCGAACTGACCACGCTCCCGTGGGTGAACCACAAGGTCCGCGCGTGGGAACCGGAGCCGTTCCGGTGGCTGGGCGTCCACGGCATGTACGCGGCCTACCGCACGGCGGACCGCCGCGAGTCGACGGCCCGCAGCACCGCCACGGACCCGATCGCCCGGGTGGCGGACCGGTTGTCGGGGCGGTGA
- a CDS encoding CPCC family cysteine-rich protein: MRNPYPCPCCGHRVLDEMPGSHEICPICFWEDDGVQFRWPSMAGGANRISLLDAQRNFQDFGACDEHGKRYVRPPAENETLDPAWRPIDPSRDSFEEWEGPENVAAEDRTPWPEDRSVLCWWLPAFWRRDLRPGAH; the protein is encoded by the coding sequence GTGAGAAATCCATACCCCTGCCCCTGCTGCGGCCATCGCGTCCTCGACGAGATGCCCGGTTCCCACGAGATCTGCCCCATCTGCTTCTGGGAGGACGACGGCGTCCAGTTCCGCTGGCCCTCGATGGCCGGCGGTGCCAACCGCATATCGCTGCTGGACGCCCAGCGGAACTTCCAGGACTTCGGCGCGTGCGACGAGCACGGCAAGCGGTACGTACGTCCCCCGGCGGAGAACGAGACGCTCGACCCGGCCTGGCGTCCCATCGACCCGTCGCGGGACTCCTTCGAGGAGTGGGAGGGCCCGGAGAACGTGGCGGCGGAGGACCGTACGCCCTGGCCCGAGGACCGCTCCGTGCTGTGCTGGTGGTTACCGGCCTTCTGGCGCCGCGACCTCCGGCCCGGAGCACACTGA
- a CDS encoding CBS domain-containing protein, which translates to MHHNRAVAAHLVRDRMSREPVTVPPYMSLTAVASCMRDSDVGCVFVTSGDELHGLVTDRDIAVRITAEGTLAGVATALEACSGDLVTVTPGMSVCQAADLMSAHSVRRIPVVEERRLVGVLTLGDIADTPHAQEVLIALSRTEANH; encoded by the coding sequence ATGCACCACAATCGAGCAGTCGCGGCCCACCTCGTGCGCGATCGGATGAGCCGCGAACCCGTCACCGTCCCGCCGTACATGTCGCTCACGGCGGTGGCTTCCTGCATGCGGGATTCCGATGTCGGCTGCGTCTTCGTCACTTCGGGCGACGAACTGCACGGACTCGTCACGGACCGTGACATCGCCGTACGGATCACCGCCGAGGGGACCCTCGCGGGCGTCGCCACGGCGCTCGAAGCCTGCTCGGGTGACCTGGTGACGGTGACCCCCGGGATGTCGGTCTGCCAGGCGGCGGACCTCATGAGCGCGCACTCGGTCCGCCGTATCCCCGTCGTGGAGGAACGGCGGCTCGTAGGGGTGCTCACGCTGGGAGACATCGCGGACACACCGCACGCCCAGGAGGTGCTGATCGCCCTCAGCCGCACCGAGGCCAACCACTGA
- a CDS encoding restriction endonuclease, giving the protein MSRRSSGLIGVWAEAQRQQQRQREAQERAAFRQQRDTERQQRAYAREVARYGREQQAEYRRQREAEARRRTEELDACVAVLEGLLAAGCRAPAFRTSALTRVEEIEPFAPGQLAYPVPLPDPARYQPQAGGWTAGRRAAAQQEAQARYAHDLHAAQQAEGRRLEQLGAYRRQYDAWARGRLAEVRAYNAGVAATVEALRAGDPETVVEYFSAALYASTGWPEDFPRQVSAAFDRGAGQLVLDWELPGYAVVPEVKAVRFAPSLDQDKESARPVTQRRALYRAVLAQCVLLVLRDLFAADEFRTVRSVALNGFVDDFDPATGRRARVCLASVLAERDAFDGLNLELVSAVDCLAEGLRGQLSARPDQRAAVRPVRRPDEVGSGVVSHGGGEEPDLLAMDPVEFESLVAELFRARGMRAVMTQRSNDGGVDVDALDPDPISGGKIIVQVKRYRGTVSPSAVRDLYGTVQGAGANKGVLVTTSGFGPGSYTFANGKPLTLISGTELVDLLHQHGLRGRLGDGGAAPTSTTTSPPAGTTPHTPGTTHNSPGTTPNTPTDPDDFNTLGMTWAGTVALDVCALVCRGSRVLSDDHFVFFNNERTPDGSVRMVPAAAGDRAAIRVAFDALPTAADRLVMVAAVDPVVNPEADLSGFIEAGIRLRDRAGTELDRLDVSDGRPGETALVLGSFRRRAGGDWDFVPGGKGYRSGLGGLVGDFGIDTE; this is encoded by the coding sequence ATGAGTCGTCGTTCCAGCGGACTGATCGGGGTCTGGGCCGAGGCGCAGCGGCAGCAACAGCGGCAGCGGGAGGCGCAGGAGCGGGCGGCGTTCCGGCAGCAGCGGGACACGGAACGGCAACAGCGGGCGTACGCACGTGAGGTGGCGCGGTACGGCCGGGAGCAGCAGGCGGAGTACCGGCGGCAGCGGGAGGCCGAGGCGCGGCGCCGTACGGAGGAACTCGACGCGTGTGTGGCGGTGTTGGAGGGCTTGCTGGCGGCCGGGTGCCGGGCCCCCGCCTTCCGTACGTCCGCGCTGACCCGTGTGGAGGAGATCGAGCCGTTCGCGCCGGGGCAGTTGGCGTATCCGGTGCCGCTGCCGGATCCGGCGCGCTACCAGCCGCAGGCCGGCGGCTGGACGGCCGGGCGGCGCGCGGCGGCGCAGCAGGAGGCGCAGGCCAGGTACGCGCACGATCTGCACGCGGCGCAGCAGGCGGAGGGGCGGCGGCTGGAGCAACTGGGCGCGTACCGGCGGCAGTACGACGCGTGGGCGCGGGGTCGGCTGGCGGAGGTGCGGGCGTACAACGCGGGGGTCGCGGCGACGGTGGAGGCGTTGCGGGCGGGGGATCCCGAGACGGTGGTGGAGTACTTCTCGGCGGCGCTCTACGCGTCCACCGGCTGGCCGGAGGACTTTCCGCGCCAGGTGTCGGCCGCTTTCGACCGTGGGGCGGGGCAGTTGGTGCTCGACTGGGAGCTGCCGGGGTACGCGGTGGTGCCGGAGGTGAAGGCGGTGCGGTTCGCGCCGAGCCTGGACCAGGACAAGGAGTCGGCCAGGCCGGTGACGCAGCGACGGGCGCTGTACCGGGCGGTGTTGGCGCAGTGTGTGCTGCTGGTGCTGCGCGACCTGTTCGCGGCGGACGAGTTCCGTACGGTGCGTTCGGTCGCGCTGAACGGGTTCGTGGACGACTTCGATCCGGCGACGGGGCGGCGGGCGCGGGTGTGCCTGGCGTCGGTGCTGGCCGAACGGGACGCGTTCGACGGCCTGAACCTGGAGCTGGTCAGCGCGGTGGACTGCCTGGCGGAGGGGCTGCGGGGGCAGTTGTCGGCGCGGCCCGACCAGCGGGCGGCGGTACGGCCGGTGCGGCGGCCGGACGAGGTGGGCTCGGGGGTGGTGTCGCACGGGGGCGGTGAGGAGCCGGATCTGCTGGCGATGGATCCGGTGGAGTTCGAGAGCCTGGTCGCGGAGTTGTTCCGGGCGCGGGGGATGCGGGCGGTGATGACGCAGCGCTCCAACGACGGCGGGGTGGACGTGGACGCCCTCGACCCGGACCCGATCAGCGGCGGAAAGATCATCGTGCAGGTGAAGCGCTATCGCGGGACGGTGTCGCCGAGCGCGGTACGCGACCTGTACGGCACGGTGCAGGGCGCCGGTGCGAACAAGGGCGTGCTGGTGACGACGTCGGGCTTCGGGCCGGGCTCGTACACCTTCGCCAACGGCAAGCCCCTGACGCTGATTTCGGGCACGGAGCTGGTGGACCTGCTCCACCAGCACGGTCTGCGGGGGCGGTTGGGGGACGGGGGTGCCGCACCGACGTCCACCACCACGTCACCACCGGCCGGGACCACCCCGCACACCCCTGGAACCACCCACAACAGCCCTGGAACCACCCCCAACACGCCCACCGACCCGGACGACTTCAACACGCTGGGCATGACATGGGCGGGGACGGTGGCCCTGGACGTGTGCGCGCTGGTGTGCCGGGGGAGCCGGGTCCTGAGCGACGACCACTTCGTCTTCTTCAACAACGAGCGGACACCGGACGGTTCGGTCCGGATGGTCCCCGCGGCGGCGGGCGACCGGGCCGCGATACGGGTGGCGTTCGACGCCCTCCCGACGGCCGCCGACCGGCTGGTGATGGTGGCGGCGGTCGACCCGGTGGTGAACCCGGAAGCGGACCTGTCGGGCTTCATCGAGGCGGGCATCCGCCTACGGGACCGCGCGGGTACGGAGCTGGACCGCCTGGACGTCTCGGACGGCCGCCCCGGGGAAACGGCCCTGGTTCTGGGCTCGTTCCGCCGCCGCGCGGGCGGCGACTGGGACTTCGTACCGGGCGGAAAGGGCTACCGCAGCGGACTGGGCGGCCTGGTGGGGGACTTCGGGATCGACACGGAGTAG
- a CDS encoding MOSC and FAD-binding oxidoreductase domain-containing protein: protein MATLTSMNVGMPQDVPWHGRTVHTGVWKYPVDGPRTARRLNIDGDGQGDLEGHGGEHRAVLVYQTDSYRHWEKHLGRDRIETGQFGENLTVDGLPDDEVCIGDRYRIGDAVFEVSQPRVTCYRVGLRMEEPQMAALLVSHRRPGFYMRVVVEGEIEAGQEIVKVADGAEGMTVADIDSLLYLPGHPRDDLDRALRISSLSPGWQASLRSLKEQSAKEQAGGAPAGSSGNTGLTTAASSPPPAWSGFRPLRVDDIREESHSVFSLTLSATDGSRLPAWLPGQSVTLRLRPEDPESPGGVGSPLIRSYSLSNDPGDGRYRISVKQEPHGAASTLIHTTVRVGDTLDVAAPRGTFFLTDSERPVVLASAGVGATPVLAMLHALADTGGDPSTGTDTGTGTRTGSPREVWWLHGARERAEHAFAAESRELLDRLPASHSYICYSRPADHDRQGVDYTTPGHLSADTLRGVGLPADADAYLCGPVGFMDDLTAGLNRYGMAPDRIHVETFGAGAALNPGVNPTEQHDPHAPAEPPAAPGPDVSFSRSGLTVPWDPRYASLLELAEACDVPTRWSCRTGVCHNCESALLSGGVAYDPNPVEPPAEGDVLICCSRPRDAVVLDL from the coding sequence GTGGCCACGCTGACTTCCATGAACGTCGGCATGCCCCAGGACGTCCCGTGGCACGGCCGTACCGTGCACACCGGAGTCTGGAAGTACCCCGTCGACGGCCCCCGCACGGCACGCCGCCTGAACATCGACGGCGACGGCCAGGGCGACCTGGAGGGGCACGGCGGCGAGCACCGCGCGGTGCTGGTGTACCAGACCGACTCGTACCGCCACTGGGAGAAACACCTGGGCCGCGACCGGATCGAGACCGGGCAGTTCGGCGAGAACCTCACCGTCGACGGGCTGCCGGACGACGAGGTGTGCATCGGTGACCGGTACCGGATCGGCGACGCGGTGTTCGAGGTCAGCCAGCCGCGCGTGACCTGCTACCGGGTAGGCCTGCGGATGGAGGAGCCGCAGATGGCGGCCCTGCTCGTGTCGCACCGGCGGCCCGGCTTCTACATGCGCGTGGTCGTCGAGGGCGAGATCGAGGCGGGGCAGGAGATCGTGAAGGTCGCCGACGGGGCGGAGGGGATGACGGTCGCGGACATCGACTCCCTCCTCTACCTGCCGGGGCACCCGAGGGACGACCTCGACCGCGCCCTGCGCATCTCCTCGCTCAGCCCCGGCTGGCAGGCCTCACTGCGGAGCCTCAAGGAGCAGTCCGCCAAGGAACAGGCCGGCGGCGCCCCGGCGGGCTCGTCCGGCAACACCGGGCTGACCACGGCCGCGAGCAGCCCGCCGCCCGCCTGGTCGGGCTTCAGGCCGCTGCGGGTCGACGACATCAGGGAGGAGAGCCACAGTGTGTTCTCCCTGACGCTGTCGGCCACCGACGGCTCCCGGCTGCCGGCGTGGCTGCCCGGCCAGTCCGTCACGCTGCGGCTGCGTCCCGAGGATCCTGAGAGCCCCGGGGGTGTGGGGTCGCCGCTGATCCGCAGCTATTCGCTCTCCAACGACCCCGGCGACGGCCGGTACCGCATCAGTGTGAAGCAGGAGCCGCACGGCGCCGCCAGCACGCTCATCCACACGACGGTACGGGTGGGCGACACGCTGGACGTGGCCGCGCCGCGCGGCACGTTCTTCCTGACCGACAGCGAACGCCCCGTGGTGCTGGCGTCCGCCGGGGTGGGCGCCACACCGGTTCTCGCGATGCTGCACGCGCTGGCGGACACGGGCGGGGACCCATCCACGGGTACGGATACGGGCACGGGCACGCGTACGGGCTCCCCCCGCGAGGTCTGGTGGCTCCACGGCGCCCGCGAGCGCGCCGAACACGCCTTCGCCGCCGAGAGCCGCGAACTGCTGGACCGGCTCCCCGCGAGCCACTCGTACATCTGCTACAGCCGCCCGGCCGACCACGACCGGCAGGGCGTCGACTACACCACGCCCGGCCACCTCTCCGCCGACACCCTCCGCGGCGTCGGACTGCCGGCCGACGCCGACGCGTACCTCTGCGGCCCGGTGGGGTTCATGGACGACCTCACCGCCGGTCTCAACCGGTACGGGATGGCGCCCGACCGGATCCACGTCGAGACGTTCGGCGCGGGAGCCGCGCTGAACCCCGGGGTGAACCCGACGGAACAACACGACCCGCACGCGCCCGCCGAACCCCCCGCGGCGCCGGGTCCTGACGTGTCGTTCAGCCGCAGCGGTCTCACCGTGCCCTGGGACCCCCGGTACGCGAGCCTGCTCGAACTGGCCGAGGCGTGCGACGTACCCACCCGCTGGTCGTGCCGTACCGGCGTCTGCCACAACTGCGAGAGCGCCCTGCTGTCCGGGGGCGTCGCGTACGACCCGAATCCGGTCGAGCCGCCGGCCGAGGGCGACGTACTGATCTGCTGCTCGCGTCCGAGGGACGCCGTCGTGCTGGATCTGTGA